One Trichoderma atroviride chromosome 7, complete sequence DNA segment encodes these proteins:
- a CDS encoding uncharacterized protein (EggNog:ENOG41), producing MTKGSYGPTFNSAGGGVYATWLASDALKLYWWKRSDIPADITSGNPDPTKWGTPASQFTSGSNCNIGKYFKDLTIIINTDFCGASIDQGTWDSGCSQSTGASTCDDYITNNPQAFKDSYWLFNSIKIYN from the exons ATGACCAAAGGTTCCTACGGACCTACATTTAACTcagctggaggcggcgttTATGCTACATGGCTGGCGAGTGATGCTCTTAAGCTGTActggtggaagagaagcgaTATCCCCGCGGACATTACCAGTGGTAACCCTGATCCTACTAAATGGGGCACCCCTGCTTCACAATTTACCAGCGGCAGCAATTGCAACATTGGGAAATACTTCAAAGATTTAACGATT ATCATCAACACCGATTTCTGCGGCGCCAGTATAGACCAGGGCACCTGGGACTCCGGTTGCTCACAGTCTACTGGCGCGAGTACCTGCGACGATTACATTACTAATAATCCCCAAGCGTTCAAAGATTCCTACTGGTTGTTCAACTCCATCAAGATCTATAACTAA
- a CDS encoding uncharacterized protein (EggNog:ENOG41~SECRETED:SignalP(1-19)) → MSVFRQAVTFLTLGSQVYAFSLQTTYDSSNFLNKFNFRDAAYYYPTYPGDPTDGSVNYLSKADALSSGIVNTNNNQVSLGVDFTNKAQLIKDSTTVHGRNSVRLESVDTWSSGIMIADIAHMPGTACGVWPAFWAYNFDENPVGEIDIIENINNPTQNIVSLHTCGQCTFTNIGGTEGRSNCNNGGDDIATMRRRNKL, encoded by the exons ATGTCTGTCTTTCGGCAAGCAGTTACATTCCTGACACTAGGATCTCAGGTCTATGCGTTTTCGTTGCAAACTACATATGACTCGAGTAACTTTCTAAATAAGTTCAATTTTCGCGAT GCTGCTTATTATTACCCAACCTATCCAGGCGACCCAACGGACGGATCGGTCAATTATCTGAGCAAGGCTGATGCTTTATCGTCTGGAATCGTGAACACAAACAACAACCAAGTTTCTCTTGGCGTAGACTTCACCAACAAGGCACAGCTTATTAAAGATAGCACAACCGTTCATGGCCGAAATAGTGTGCGTTTGGAGTCTGTTGACACCTGGAGCTCAGGTATCATGATAGCAGATATCGCGCACATGCCAGGAACGGCGTGTGGTGTCTGGCCGGCATT CTGGGCATACAACTTTGACGAAAATCCCGTCGGAGAGATTGACATTATTGAGAATATCAACAATCCGACTCAGAATATTGTTTCTCTACACACCTGTGGCCAGTGTACTTTCACCAACATTGGTGGCACGGAGGGAAGATCTAATTGTAACAACGGGGGGGACGATATCGCAACAATGCGAAGACGGAACAAACTT TGA
- a CDS encoding uncharacterized protein (EggNog:ENOG41~MEROPS:MER0000432~SECRETED:SignalP(1-15)) translates to MLLGFLLVCAAVCDASHNFSIPNVAASFDSTPKPFEINVDPGFIEDTRRRVETARAPISIGDVDDGPTLENFTVIKDYWVNEYNWEKTQESINQRLKQFTTIVEVADDNATILVPLHYVHHLSPRDDAIPLLFIHGWPGSFLEVINIIDQLTNPPNTSLPAFHVVAPSIPGFGFSPAPQHAGFGPVKSAQAFNALMHQLGYPKYVMQGGDFGGMILRYQANMFPKNVVTALSNFWVLMPTEYDLHNLIVGSSSDEETFYITRSEGFVNNDNGFRMIQQTKPLTAAYALTDSPLGNALWVYSIMEIIVDPTDFTWTPDEIITWSLMYYIQGPYGGMRMYKEMLNDGAFSSVAFADLPIVSQPVAISQFPYDLAYGLPLDWARRGGNVVKCFVHDHGGHFASYEVPQLLLNDIWSWFGDKNNSGTGIFY, encoded by the exons ATGCTGCTCGGTTTTCTTCTAGTTTGCGCGGCTGTTTGCGATGCGTCACATAATTTCTCTATCCCAAATGTTGCAGCTTCCTTCGACAGTACTCCCAAGCCATTCGAGATCAATGTGGATCCTGGATTCATTGAAGACACAAGACGTCGGGTTGAAACAGCAAGAGCTCCCATTTCCATTGGCGATGTAGACGACGGCCCGACCCTCGAGAATTTTACCGTCATTAAGGATTACTGGGTTAATGAATACAACTGGGAAAAAACTCAGGAATCCATCAACCAGAG GCTTAAACAGTTTACAACTATTGTTGAAGTTGCAGACGATAACGCTACAATTCTGGTACCATTGCACTATGTTCACCATCTTTCGCCCAGAGATGACGCaattcctcttctcttcattcaCGGCTGGCCAGGCTCGTTTCTCGAGGTCATCAATATCATTGATCAGCTGACGAATCCTCCAAATACTTCACTACCTGCGTTTCACGTTGTTGCTCCATCAATTCCAGGATTTGGCTTTTCACCTGCTCCTCAGCATGCAGGTTTCGGTCCTGTGAAGTCTGCACAAGCTTTCAACGCTCTAATGCACCAACTTGGGTATCCCAAGTACGTCATGCAAGGCGGTGATTTTGGAGGCATGATTCTCCGCTACCAAGCGAATATGTTTCCGAAAAATGTCGTCACAGCGCTAAGCAATTTCTGGGTCCTCATGCCTACAGAATATGACCTTCATAATCTCATAGTAGGATCATCAAGCGATGAAGAGACATTCTACATCACAAGGTCTGAGGGCTTTGTCAATAATGATAATGGATTCCGGATGATCCAGCAAACAAAGCCACTTACTGCGGCTTACGCTCTCACTGATTCTCCATTAGGGAATGCTCTATGGGTATATTCTATAATGGAAATCATCGTCGACCCCACAGATTTTACTTGGACGCCTGATGAAATCATCACCTGGTCGCTCATGTATTACATACAAGGCCCTTATGGCGGCATGCGTATGTATAAAGAGATGCTAAATGATGGGGCATTCTCTAGCGTTGCCTTTGCAGATCTTCCAATCGTGTCTCAGCCGGTGGCAATTAGCCAATTTCCTTACGATCTTGCATATGGTCTACCACTCGATTGGGCAAGGCGAGGAGGAAACGTCGTGAAATGCTTTGTTCATGACCATGGTGGCCATTTTGCTTCTTATGAAGTTCCCCAACTTTTGCTGAACGACATCTGGAGCTGGTTTGGAGATAAAAATAATTCGGGAACTGGTATTTTTTATTAG
- a CDS encoding uncharacterized protein (TransMembrane:12 (i166-186o206-225i237-254o260-283i295-317o329-354i402-429o449-470i491-512o518-547i554-575o587-608i)): MHSLVRDSAFGALVRWITKRELLKYPDEKADFHYRDLYMNDGPREPTPPPILRVVNHSQQDLRHDEQSPPVAPASEETSSLSTEDETELDLDCQVLSQIVSRPRMSHVESYASLEKAYSDAALQTNARAQHSTIQPKKLENGTIVVDWYTTDDSENPQNWSSRKKLFVVLQIYLYTLAVYIGSAIITPSQPFIEARFGVTPEVASMGLSLYVLGYGIGPLILSPLSEIPIIGRNPPYIITFGIFVAISAGTAVVDNFPALIVLRFLQGFFGSPCLATGGASLGDIYNLIKLPYALTGWAAFATAGPALGPVISGFSVSATNWHWSLWEILWLASPVFVLMFFCLPETSTATILLRRARRLRRLANSHNLRSESENEQAALTVNEVIVQSLWRPLQINLYDPSVLFTSLYIGLMYGIFYSFFEVFPFVYATGLPGLASPTNGYGLNAGQVGLIFLSISVGVAIAILGYLAYLWFVFEPEVKTQGLGEPERRLICGLPASFLVPMGLFMFGWTGNSSPEIPWIVPTIGITIVVIGIFIIFQVVFIYIALAYPRYSASLFAANDFARSSIACGAIHFSRPLFINLGVGKGVSLLAGLSCAGVIGIFVLYFYGGALRRRSRFAAT; this comes from the coding sequence ATGCATTCTCTGGTCCGCGATTCGGCTTTTGGTGCATTGGTACGATGGATAACGAAGCGCGAGCTGCTGAAATATCCCGATGAAAAAGCAGATTTTCATTATCGAGATCTGTATATGAATGATGGCCCCAGAGAGCCAACACCGCCGCCCATTCTAAGGGTCGTCAACCATTCGCAACAGGATCTCAGACATGATGAGCAAAGCCCCCCAGTCGCGCCGGCGTCAGAAGAAACAAGCTCGCTTTCGACGGAAGACGAAACCGAGCTTGATCTTGACTGCCAAGTTCTGTCCCAGATCGTCTCTCGGCCTCGGATGTCGCATGTTGAATCATACGCCAGCCTAGAAAAGGCATATTCAGACGCAGCATTGCAAACAAATGCAAGAGCGCAGCATTCCACGATCCAGCCAAAGAAACTGGAGAATGGAACTATTGTTGTTGACTGGTACACAACCGATGATTCCGAGAATCCACAAAATTGGTCGTCCCGGAAGAAACTCTTCGTTGTGCTTCAAATCTATCTCTATACACTTGCGGTGTACATTGGATCTGCTATAATAACGCCGTCTCAGCCCTTTATTGAAGCACGATTCGGAGTTACACCCGAGGTTGCATCAATGGGTCTTTCTCTCTATGTTCTTGGCTATGGCATCGGGCCACTaattctctctcctctctctgaGATTCCAATCATTGGCCGCAATCCACCGTATATCATCAcctttggcatctttgtTGCAATTTCGGCCGGTACAGCCGTCGTCGATAACTTTCCAGCATTGATCGTCTTGCGTTTCCTGCAAGGATTCTTTGGCTCCCCATGTTTAGCGACCGGTGGCGCAAGTCTCGGTGATATCTACAACCTCATCAAGCTGCCATATGCACTGACGGGCTGGGCTGCATTCGCCACTGCCGGCCCAGCACTCGGTCCTGTTATCTCAGGCTTCTCAGTCTCAGCTACAAATTGGCACTGGTCATTATGGGAGATTCTCTGGCTTGCCAGCCCTGTCTTTGTACTCATGTTCTTTTGTCTGCCAGAGACATCCACAGCAACGATTCTACTTCGGCGTGCTAGGCGACTCCGTCGATTAGCTAACAGTCATAACTTACGATCTGAATCGGAAAACGAACAAGCTGCGCTTACTGTCAACGAAGTCATCGTGCAGAGCCTATGGCGGCCTCTTCAAATCAATCTGTATGACCCATCGGTGCTCTTCACTAGCCTATATATAGGCCTCATGTACGGAATTTTCTACTCCTTCTTCGAAGTGTTCCCGTTCGTCTATGCTACAGGCCTCCCTGGTCTCGCGTCTCCGACGAATGGTTATGGATTGAATGCTGGTCAAGTCGGCCTTATTTTCCTCTCCATTAGTGTTGGTGTTGCCATTGCAATACTTGGCTACCTCGCATATCTATGGTTCGTCTTTGAACCCGAAGTGAAGACACAGGGATTGGGTGAACCCGAGCGCCGACTTATCTGTGGTCTTCCTGCTAGCTTTCTCGTCCCAATGGGCCTCTTTATGTTTGGCTGGACAGGAAACTCTAGCCCAGAAATACCGTGGATCGTTCCGACAATCGGCATCACAATTGTTGTCattggcatcttcatcatctttcagGTCGTCTTCATCTACATCGCGCTTGCTTATCCCAGATATAGCGCCAGTTTATTTGCAGCAAATGACTTTGCGCGTAGCAGCATAGCTTGTGGCGCAATTCATTTTTCGCGGCCGCTGTTCATAAACCTGGGAGTCGGGAAAGGGGTCAGTTTATTGGCTGGATTGAGCTGTGCGGGCGTGATTGGCATATTCGTGCTCTATTTCTACGGAGGAGCCTtgagacgaagaagcagatttGCTGCAACCTAA